Part of the Streptomyces sp. NBC_00457 genome, CGTCGTGCCCCTCGCAGGGACGTGATGATCGTGACCTGAGCCGTCCGCACGGCCACCAACTCGGCGGGTGGACAGGGGACACGCCGATCGGGCTGCCTCGACGACTCGGCCAGCATCCGCCCCATACCCTCGGCGCTGTGACGCTGACAGACGGTACGTACCGGCTCGGCCCGTCGACCGCCCGCCTCCTGATCAGGACCGGCCGCGCCGGTCTGGGCCGCAGGGCGGGACACGACCTCACTATTGAGGCCCCCCGATGGTCCGGGGAGGCGGTGGTGGTTGTGGCTGACCCGGACAGGTCGTCGGTGAGGGTGACGGTCGAGACGGGCTCGTTGGAGGTCCGGGAGGGAACGGGCGGACAGAAGGCGCTCACCGACAACGACCGGACTGAGATCAAACGGACGCTGTGGGACAAGGCCCTGCTGCACACCGCCGAGCACCCCACGATCATCTTCCATTCCACCCGCATCACGGGAACGCCGCAGTCCTTTGAGATCACCGGGGAACTCACCATCAAGGGCCGGAGCCACCCGGTGGCGGTGCACGGGAAGGGGAACGGCGACGGTCTGTTGCGCGGCTGGGCGACTGTCACGCAATCGACTGGGGGAATCAAGCCCTACACCGCCTTCCTGGGTGCGTTGCGGCTGGCCGACGAGGTCCGGGTGGAATTTGAAGTGGCCAGGCTCGAACCGGTGAACGGCGCTGAATAGACGCTGCGGAGGGCCGATGCGAGAAGAGAGGGGTAGCAGGACCGCGGTGCCCGGCGGCACCCGTGCGTTCACGGCTACCGGTGGGGGACGGCGAGTTCACGGCCGCGGTATGTCGGTCTAAAACTGACGATCATCGTTGACACCTGGGTCTCCTATCACTACGGAGATCCACATGTCGAAGTCCACCCCCACCACCCCACCGCTCGACCGTGAGGCCAAGCGGCGTCTGGCGGTCATACGCCATGTCGAAGAGGTAAGCGGGAACGTCGCGATGTCCTGCCGGTATTTCGGGATCAGCCGGCAGGCGTACCACAGCTGGTACCGCCGCTACCAGGCTGAGGGCGTCGAGGGCCTGCGCACACGCTCCAAGGCCCCCAAGCACAGCCCCAACGCGACGCACGTCGAGGTGGTCGGGAAGATCATCTATCTGCGGCAGAACTACCACTTCGGCCCGGAGAAGATCGCCATGTACCTCAAGCGGTACCACGACGTCACCATCAGCAAGTCCGGCGTCTGGCGCATCCTCAACCGCCTGGACATGGGCCGCCTGCCGGCCTCCCAGCGCTACAAGCGCCACGACCGCAGATGGAAGCGGTACGAGAAGCAACTGCCCGGCCACCGC contains:
- a CDS encoding YceI family protein; translation: MTLTDGTYRLGPSTARLLIRTGRAGLGRRAGHDLTIEAPRWSGEAVVVVADPDRSSVRVTVETGSLEVREGTGGQKALTDNDRTEIKRTLWDKALLHTAEHPTIIFHSTRITGTPQSFEITGELTIKGRSHPVAVHGKGNGDGLLRGWATVTQSTGGIKPYTAFLGALRLADEVRVEFEVARLEPVNGAE